One genomic segment of Paraburkholderia aromaticivorans includes these proteins:
- a CDS encoding SDR family oxidoreductase, with translation MTGKYEEICADLKAKPKRWLVTGVAGFIGSNLAERLLQLGQYVTGLDNFLTGSRDNIEYLLRDAGTDAKERFTFLEGDIRNIDTCRHAVEGVDHILHQAALGSVPRSLKDPLTTNDINITGFLNVLLAARERSDCSFTYAASSSTYGDHEALPKRESCIGMPLSPYAVTKYVDELYAHVFAQQLGFRSRGLRYFNVFGKRQDPEGAYAAVIPRWIMKALRNETIEINGDGSSSRDFCFIDNVVQANILSAMTSPAEGHEVCNIALGDRTTLLELHALIVQAVRARGFTPKADPVFRDFRAGDVRHSQADVSMASEVLGYRPAIRVGEGLRTTVDWYASHRLKS, from the coding sequence ATGACAGGTAAATACGAGGAGATCTGTGCCGATCTCAAAGCTAAGCCGAAGCGTTGGTTGGTTACAGGTGTAGCGGGGTTCATTGGGTCCAATCTGGCGGAGCGACTTTTGCAACTCGGCCAATATGTGACTGGCCTCGATAATTTTCTGACGGGCTCGCGGGACAACATTGAGTATCTTCTGCGGGACGCAGGCACGGATGCGAAGGAAAGGTTCACATTCCTGGAAGGTGATATTCGGAATATTGATACCTGCCGGCACGCCGTAGAAGGGGTCGATCATATCCTGCATCAGGCGGCATTAGGATCTGTTCCCCGTTCTTTGAAAGACCCGCTGACTACCAACGACATCAATATCACCGGCTTTCTGAACGTGCTGCTTGCCGCTCGCGAGAGATCAGACTGCTCCTTTACTTACGCGGCTTCGAGTTCGACATACGGAGATCACGAGGCACTTCCAAAACGAGAGTCCTGCATTGGCATGCCATTATCCCCGTATGCAGTCACCAAATACGTGGATGAACTCTACGCCCATGTGTTCGCTCAACAACTGGGATTCCGCAGCCGTGGGCTTCGCTATTTCAACGTGTTCGGCAAACGGCAGGATCCCGAAGGAGCCTATGCCGCTGTGATCCCTAGATGGATAATGAAGGCACTTCGAAACGAGACGATAGAGATCAATGGTGACGGCTCAAGCAGTCGCGACTTCTGTTTTATCGACAACGTGGTTCAGGCTAATATTCTGTCTGCCATGACATCCCCCGCCGAAGGACACGAGGTTTGCAACATTGCGTTGGGGGACCGTACAACACTACTCGAACTTCATGCGTTGATTGTTCAGGCTGTTCGCGCCAGGGGATTCACTCCGAAGGCCGACCCGGTGTTCCGGGATTTCAGAGCCGGAGACGTCCGACATTCGCAAGCTGATGTAAGCATGGCAAGCGAGGTGCTGGGATACCGTCCGGCCATCCGCGTGGGCGAAGGTCTAAGGACTACCGTTGACTGGTATGCGTCGCATCGCCTGAAAAGCTGA
- a CDS encoding EpsG family protein, whose amino-acid sequence MKALALPRLRIAKPRVRLKEFWFRPAGWAFIWVAAIVLIFLATAPRTYALLDQDNYLRYFAETNWQWIRIYAEKHSGFMFLIGTVTDELGWRMWILLVNWFDNVPEDGVRLTVLVLNALTIYTFSRARRPLLALILYIVIPTALSTVGLFQIRQGFAFAIAMYSAIVYRRPVLGALIASTIHTTFAVPAIFLIVAHVFRNRTALAISACSATAIALASAGHFLFERFGGRRLGTYSADTDDFTIKLLFLLAAYGIASILVLYTRRNDHRWPMKRIVSQISVIHIALVVYLVVAFFIFPFGKGRVWYYVPMLLPYLIPEIVIKRWLVLGMTVLLFAMVGVDAINNYYKNVYDYFISDISI is encoded by the coding sequence ATGAAAGCGCTAGCACTTCCGCGTCTTCGTATTGCAAAGCCGCGTGTCCGGCTAAAAGAGTTCTGGTTTCGACCCGCTGGGTGGGCATTTATCTGGGTGGCGGCCATCGTCCTGATCTTTCTGGCGACCGCACCGCGGACCTATGCGCTGCTGGATCAGGACAACTACTTGCGCTATTTTGCCGAAACCAATTGGCAATGGATTCGTATCTACGCCGAAAAACACTCGGGGTTCATGTTCCTTATCGGCACTGTTACGGACGAACTCGGCTGGCGGATGTGGATCCTGCTCGTCAACTGGTTCGACAACGTTCCCGAGGATGGCGTCCGCTTGACGGTATTGGTGCTTAACGCGCTCACCATCTACACATTCAGCAGAGCACGACGTCCGCTTCTGGCTTTGATTCTCTATATTGTAATTCCGACCGCGTTATCCACGGTCGGGCTATTCCAGATTCGCCAAGGGTTTGCGTTCGCAATAGCGATGTACTCCGCTATCGTCTACAGACGGCCGGTGTTGGGCGCACTGATCGCGAGTACGATCCACACCACCTTCGCCGTTCCCGCTATCTTCCTGATCGTGGCGCATGTTTTCAGAAACCGGACGGCACTGGCGATTTCCGCCTGTAGTGCAACGGCCATCGCGCTTGCAAGCGCGGGTCATTTTCTCTTTGAAAGGTTTGGCGGTCGCAGGCTTGGAACGTACTCGGCGGACACGGACGACTTCACGATCAAGCTATTATTTTTGCTAGCCGCCTATGGGATCGCATCAATCTTAGTGCTTTACACTCGACGCAACGACCATAGATGGCCAATGAAAAGGATAGTCTCGCAGATTTCCGTCATCCATATCGCACTCGTTGTCTACCTCGTGGTGGCATTTTTCATTTTCCCATTCGGCAAGGGGCGTGTCTGGTACTACGTGCCGATGTTGTTGCCATACCTGATTCCGGAGATCGTCATCAAGCGATGGCTTGTTCTCGGCATGACGGTTCTGCTTTTTGCCATGGTCGGGGTCGACGCAATCAACAACTACTATAAGAATGTCTACGACTATTTTATTTCCGACATATCAATCTAG
- a CDS encoding glycosyltransferase family 4 protein, whose product MKVALFANTDWYLYNFKLSLAQELRDRGCEVVLFSPPGEYTTRLEEAGFVWKEVPMRRRSINPLAELRVIMRLAKLLAAERPDILHNFTIKCAVYGSIASKLATTGGIVNSIAGLGFVFTSQKALARLLRPIVRGLFRLSLGGPRITVVVQNPDDLAFFNKARWINPRDVCLIKGSGVNLARFRDRDRRDVLDRSRPLRLVLASRLLWDKGIGEFIDAAKQLKNESRHYSFILAGTPDKGNPVSVPEGEISRWQSEGIVEWLGHVADMPGLFNDVDVIVLPSYREGLPKSLIEAAACGLAIVTTDAPGCNEVVNDDGKNGLLVPVRNASALASAIRRLEEDRALCLTLGNAARERALLEFDERIVIRKTIAVYEQLTNATIQDVAAESRRAVTPS is encoded by the coding sequence ATGAAAGTAGCCCTTTTTGCCAATACAGATTGGTATCTATACAACTTCAAACTGTCTCTCGCGCAGGAGTTGCGTGATCGAGGTTGCGAGGTGGTGCTGTTCTCTCCGCCAGGTGAATACACCACTCGGTTAGAGGAAGCGGGTTTCGTCTGGAAGGAAGTTCCCATGCGCCGACGGAGTATCAATCCGCTGGCCGAACTTCGGGTGATCATGCGGCTGGCGAAATTGCTCGCCGCGGAGAGGCCCGACATCTTGCATAACTTCACAATAAAATGCGCAGTCTACGGGTCGATCGCTTCAAAACTGGCAACGACCGGCGGCATTGTGAATTCCATTGCGGGGTTGGGATTTGTCTTTACCAGCCAAAAGGCGCTTGCGCGATTGTTACGACCGATCGTCAGGGGATTGTTTCGTTTGTCGCTAGGTGGTCCACGCATCACAGTCGTCGTACAAAACCCCGATGACTTGGCATTCTTCAACAAGGCCCGTTGGATAAATCCGCGCGACGTGTGCCTGATAAAGGGTTCAGGCGTGAATTTGGCCCGTTTCCGTGACCGCGACCGTCGCGACGTTCTGGACCGATCGAGGCCCCTGCGACTTGTACTTGCTTCGAGGCTTCTTTGGGATAAAGGGATCGGCGAGTTCATAGACGCCGCGAAACAGTTAAAAAACGAATCACGGCACTACAGTTTTATCCTCGCCGGCACGCCGGATAAAGGAAATCCTGTTTCTGTCCCGGAAGGAGAAATCAGCCGATGGCAGTCGGAAGGCATTGTGGAATGGCTGGGGCATGTTGCCGACATGCCAGGCTTATTCAATGACGTGGATGTGATCGTGCTACCGAGCTATCGGGAAGGTCTGCCTAAATCACTGATTGAGGCGGCTGCTTGCGGTTTGGCCATCGTTACAACCGACGCGCCCGGCTGCAACGAGGTGGTCAACGACGATGGTAAAAATGGGCTTTTGGTGCCGGTTCGCAACGCCTCGGCCCTTGCCAGCGCGATCCGGCGACTCGAGGAGGACCGTGCTCTGTGTTTGACTCTTGGCAATGCCGCACGTGAAAGGGCACTTCTGGAGTTCGACGAACGGATCGTGATACGCAAGACTATTGCCGTCTATGAACAACTGACAAATGCGACGATTCAAGACGTTGCTGCTGAGTCGCGGCGAGCTGTTACGCCGTCTTAG
- a CDS encoding glycosyltransferase family 4 protein, translating to MKIVVVVNSLGSGGAERVATTLANAWADAGAKVQLVATYSGRGTIFYPVGPGVAVRFLADMVPGRSAGKLFFFLRLGKLRQIIRSERPTVVVSHLTNVNVMTILATCLLRVPLIICEHNNPLVDGRSLFWRIASRLTYRFASCVSVLTHDVVAPYKALLPGVGNMAVIPNPLPADMPSAPMRPNGASGRFRVVGVGRLQYQKQFDLLIRMFSRLSKEFDNWDLYIWGEGPERPALEELIDQLGLRRRVFLPGRTNALWEELANCDLFALSSRFEGWSMALMEAMALGLPAVAFDCPSGPRDLTERGVSGRLVENGNADDFVAALRSMMSKSSADRQSLGRLGADSVRGRFSLARVTALWDAEFRKIGVLEEVR from the coding sequence ATGAAAATCGTGGTAGTTGTCAACTCCCTTGGCAGCGGTGGAGCGGAACGCGTTGCGACCACGCTGGCGAATGCGTGGGCCGATGCAGGAGCAAAGGTGCAGCTTGTCGCCACCTATTCCGGCCGTGGAACCATTTTCTATCCTGTCGGCCCGGGGGTTGCAGTCAGGTTTCTAGCCGACATGGTGCCGGGTCGCTCGGCGGGAAAACTGTTCTTCTTTCTCCGGCTTGGAAAACTTAGGCAAATAATCAGGAGCGAACGTCCAACGGTTGTCGTTTCGCACTTGACGAACGTCAATGTGATGACCATCCTGGCAACGTGTCTACTGAGAGTCCCGCTCATTATTTGTGAACACAATAACCCGCTGGTCGACGGAAGATCCCTGTTCTGGCGAATCGCATCACGGCTAACCTATAGATTTGCCAGTTGCGTTTCGGTTCTTACGCATGACGTTGTCGCACCCTATAAAGCCCTCTTGCCGGGTGTCGGAAACATGGCGGTAATCCCGAATCCGCTTCCCGCGGACATGCCGTCAGCGCCTATGCGGCCGAATGGAGCATCCGGTCGTTTCCGCGTGGTTGGGGTAGGACGTTTGCAGTACCAGAAACAATTTGATCTTCTGATCAGGATGTTCTCCCGTCTGTCAAAAGAATTCGACAATTGGGACCTTTATATATGGGGCGAAGGTCCGGAGCGTCCTGCTCTTGAGGAGTTGATCGATCAGCTTGGCCTGCGGCGCCGGGTCTTCCTGCCGGGGCGAACAAACGCTCTCTGGGAGGAACTGGCAAATTGCGACCTCTTTGCTCTCTCCTCCCGCTTCGAAGGCTGGTCGATGGCCCTCATGGAAGCCATGGCGCTAGGACTGCCAGCTGTCGCCTTCGACTGTCCGAGCGGGCCGCGCGACCTGACGGAGCGCGGCGTATCCGGGCGCCTGGTCGAGAACGGAAACGCCGACGATTTCGTAGCCGCGTTGCGCTCGATGATGTCGAAATCTTCGGCCGACCGCCAATCTCTTGGACGTCTAGGCGCAGACTCGGTCCGCGGTCGGTTTTCTCTTGCGAGGGTGACCGCGTTATGGGATGCGGAGTTTCGCAAAATTGGAGTCCTCGAGGAGGTGCGGTAG
- the murJ gene encoding murein biosynthesis integral membrane protein MurJ translates to MNLHDDHKRIGRNALFILVFVLIGRCAGALKEIAIANFYGVSPIVDSFQLTFNLMTWVPGTLVSVLGIVLVPLLVHVRMLEDDERVLFLAELNTAVVATGCAIGALLYLAWPYVLHVFATNLSAESVQFSMQFSKGLAPLAVEILLIAQFSARLQAQEKHVNSMLECVPAATLLIAIVLFHKGHAVHSLMLGTLAGFGLQALCLYGAVRLNDDIGAPFKFGFESRHWPDLLRSIGLFSIGQIVLCLAIPLDQFFAVKLGPGGVATLGYTNRILALILAVGALAIGRAILPVLTDVMQTRSQERAIGIALKWCAVMFIAGLTVVMLGWLGASLLVEILFQRGAFTAHNTQMVAAALRPGLLQVPFNFGMIVLMQMFSSLKRYRIMSVIAAFGFVTKVIASFFLVRLLGVEGILLATSIMYVSIFSAYLFVAHRLTQETAQ, encoded by the coding sequence TTGAATCTTCACGATGACCACAAGCGCATCGGCAGAAATGCACTTTTCATCCTGGTCTTCGTCCTCATTGGGCGGTGCGCGGGTGCGCTGAAAGAGATTGCCATTGCGAATTTCTACGGCGTTAGTCCGATCGTCGACTCGTTTCAACTGACCTTCAATCTAATGACCTGGGTTCCAGGCACCCTGGTTTCAGTGCTTGGGATTGTATTGGTTCCTTTGCTGGTCCACGTCCGCATGCTGGAGGATGACGAACGCGTTCTGTTCCTGGCGGAGTTGAACACCGCAGTCGTTGCAACGGGATGTGCGATCGGTGCTCTGCTTTATCTGGCATGGCCGTACGTCTTGCACGTCTTCGCAACAAACCTGTCTGCCGAGAGCGTTCAATTTTCGATGCAGTTTTCAAAGGGACTTGCCCCACTGGCCGTCGAGATTTTGCTGATTGCGCAATTTTCGGCGAGACTTCAGGCACAGGAAAAGCATGTCAACTCGATGTTGGAGTGCGTGCCGGCTGCGACCTTGCTAATTGCAATTGTCCTGTTTCACAAGGGCCATGCCGTTCATTCGCTAATGCTGGGTACCCTTGCTGGTTTCGGCTTGCAGGCACTCTGTCTATATGGTGCTGTCAGACTGAATGACGACATAGGAGCTCCTTTCAAATTTGGCTTTGAATCTCGCCACTGGCCCGATCTTCTGCGCTCCATTGGACTTTTCTCTATCGGCCAGATAGTCCTCTGCCTGGCTATTCCACTTGATCAGTTCTTCGCTGTCAAACTCGGTCCGGGAGGAGTGGCAACCCTGGGCTATACCAACCGGATTCTGGCGCTGATTTTGGCTGTCGGCGCGTTGGCAATAGGGCGCGCCATTCTGCCCGTTCTGACAGATGTCATGCAAACGCGGTCACAGGAGAGGGCTATAGGGATCGCGCTGAAGTGGTGCGCCGTCATGTTTATCGCGGGGTTGACTGTTGTGATGCTTGGATGGCTAGGGGCAAGCCTGTTGGTGGAGATCCTGTTTCAGCGAGGCGCATTTACGGCCCACAACACTCAAATGGTCGCTGCTGCGTTGCGCCCTGGCCTTCTCCAGGTCCCGTTCAACTTCGGCATGATCGTCCTTATGCAGATGTTCTCAAGCCTGAAGCGATACCGAATCATGTCGGTCATTGCCGCGTTCGGATTCGTCACGAAAGTAATCGCCAGCTTTTTCCTTGTAAGACTTCTGGGGGTTGAGGGCATTTTGCTTGCGACATCGATCATGTATGTCTCGATCTTTAGTGCGTATCTTTTTGTCGCGCATCGTTTGACACAGGAGACTGCGCAATGA
- a CDS encoding EAL domain-containing protein, whose protein sequence is MHTLDYSKPGLPARARMKHAARMTQDDLEDAGDIPVGLSEFENRALQGLSAGEFHLVFQGAYRAASGTLARLEAQLRWAHPDYGVLLPGSFMMPIEHPQMALDMALFVVDGVCRELRDCHEVKLPLQSVAIAMPAHVALHESLAGEITRVAASYGVSPRLFEIEVSDSAEAAKLLPLRTLTGSLRDAGVSITLGNWGNGGSSMALLGGLDVDTVTVARELMATVPRDKRAAAVMAALMDLLHALDLGVVVNGVDTEEQLRWLSRWPLALVQGSLFSLPQLGLASMFAFRGEA, encoded by the coding sequence ATGCACACGCTCGACTACTCAAAACCTGGACTGCCTGCTCGCGCGCGCATGAAGCACGCCGCCCGTATGACGCAAGACGACCTGGAGGATGCCGGTGATATCCCTGTGGGTCTGAGCGAATTCGAAAACCGCGCATTGCAGGGGTTGAGCGCAGGTGAATTTCATCTCGTGTTTCAAGGCGCATATCGCGCCGCAAGCGGAACGCTCGCGCGCCTGGAAGCGCAGCTTCGTTGGGCGCATCCGGATTACGGCGTGCTGCTTCCCGGCAGTTTCATGATGCCGATCGAGCATCCGCAGATGGCGTTGGACATGGCCCTGTTCGTCGTGGATGGGGTATGCCGAGAACTGCGTGACTGTCACGAGGTGAAGCTGCCATTGCAGTCGGTTGCGATCGCGATGCCGGCTCACGTGGCGCTGCATGAATCGCTCGCGGGCGAGATTACGCGCGTGGCCGCCTCGTATGGCGTTTCGCCTCGGCTGTTTGAAATCGAAGTTTCAGACAGCGCTGAAGCGGCAAAACTTCTCCCTTTGCGCACGCTGACTGGGAGTCTTCGCGATGCCGGCGTCAGTATCACGCTCGGCAATTGGGGCAACGGCGGGTCGTCGATGGCGCTGCTCGGCGGGCTCGACGTGGATACCGTGACGGTCGCGCGTGAGCTGATGGCGACAGTGCCGCGCGATAAGCGGGCGGCGGCGGTGATGGCTGCGCTGATGGATCTGCTGCACGCGCTCGACCTGGGGGTTGTGGTGAATGGTGTCGACACTGAGGAGCAGTTGCGGTGGTTGAGTCGCTGGCCACTGGCTCTGGTGCAAGGTTCGCTATTTTCGCTTCCACAACTCGGGCTGGCTAGCATGTTCGCGTTTCGCGGCGAGGCGTGA
- a CDS encoding transposase, whose translation MLQIPLSDADWARVQGLFPDLRSARGRPRRSDREILNAILWLQQRKEKWHRLPATFPPQQTCYLRYITWKKTGVLDQVNELLPMCDPELSTC comes from the coding sequence ATGCTACAAATCCCTCTTTCTGACGCCGACTGGGCAAGGGTCCAAGGTCTCTTTCCCGACCTTCGTTCCGCACGCGGGCGACCTCGTCGCAGCGATCGCGAGATTCTCAACGCGATACTCTGGTTGCAGCAAAGAAAGGAGAAATGGCACAGGCTTCCTGCCACTTTCCCGCCGCAGCAGACTTGTTATCTTCGATATATCACCTGGAAGAAGACAGGCGTGCTCGACCAGGTCAATGAGCTTCTTCCAATGTGTGACCCGGAGTTGTCGACCTGCTAA
- a CDS encoding sensor histidine kinase: protein MTNSLRMRLLWWLLVPLALYVFVTGKAEYDNARRTADLVQDNQLISSARMIAGEVEWVDGILRVDVPPAALEVFVSPYRDQVFYSVSVDDGRLLAGTPEFPTRAAQAPDTPDHYDAHVQGHSVRAVGLVRLMYDNGATRRVRVTVGKTVRSRDAMAEQLWQPQLVRQIEMIVLAVALVCIGLTFELRPLMKVKEDVADRDPMQLAPIRVERLHTELRPIVEAINQCIARLGVQVAAQRRFIADAAHQLRTPLTLLGTQLQFARQQEGLNPALDEALAAMHRSNRSMVGLTNKLLLLAQAEAADNTQLALETVDLVPLAMEVVEDLALLAQARGIDLGAELNGAAPVAGHCGLLQALIANLAENAIRYTGSGGHVTVGVDADAETVTVSVLDDGPGIPAESRSRVFEPFFRASADTEGTGLGLAIVREIADTHHGEITLKPGEGGKGVHISVSFPRAVAAQLPTV from the coding sequence ATGACCAATAGTCTGCGCATGCGCCTGTTGTGGTGGTTGCTGGTACCGCTCGCGCTGTACGTGTTCGTGACCGGCAAGGCTGAATACGATAACGCGCGGCGCACCGCGGATCTGGTGCAGGACAATCAGTTGATCTCGTCCGCGCGCATGATCGCGGGCGAGGTGGAATGGGTGGACGGCATCTTGCGGGTGGATGTCCCGCCCGCCGCGCTCGAAGTATTCGTGTCGCCCTACCGGGATCAGGTGTTCTACAGCGTGAGCGTCGACGACGGCAGGCTGCTTGCGGGCACGCCTGAATTTCCCACGCGTGCCGCGCAGGCACCGGATACGCCCGATCACTACGACGCTCATGTGCAAGGTCACTCCGTGCGCGCGGTCGGCCTTGTCCGTCTCATGTACGACAACGGCGCGACGCGCCGCGTGCGCGTGACTGTCGGTAAAACCGTGCGCTCGCGTGACGCCATGGCCGAGCAGTTGTGGCAACCACAACTCGTGCGGCAGATCGAGATGATCGTGCTCGCGGTGGCGCTGGTATGCATCGGTCTGACTTTCGAATTGCGGCCGCTGATGAAAGTGAAAGAGGATGTGGCGGACCGCGATCCAATGCAACTCGCGCCGATTCGTGTCGAGCGGCTGCATACCGAGTTGCGGCCGATCGTCGAAGCAATCAATCAGTGCATTGCGCGGCTCGGCGTTCAGGTGGCCGCGCAGCGCCGCTTCATCGCTGACGCCGCGCACCAGTTGCGCACGCCACTCACGTTGTTGGGCACGCAGTTGCAGTTCGCGCGTCAGCAGGAGGGTTTGAATCCGGCTCTGGACGAAGCACTGGCCGCCATGCATCGCAGTAATCGTTCGATGGTGGGACTGACGAACAAGCTACTGTTGCTCGCGCAAGCCGAGGCTGCCGACAACACGCAGCTCGCCTTGGAGACGGTGGATCTGGTTCCGCTCGCCATGGAAGTCGTGGAAGATCTCGCACTGCTCGCACAGGCGCGCGGCATCGATCTCGGTGCCGAACTGAACGGCGCCGCGCCGGTGGCGGGGCACTGTGGCCTGCTTCAGGCATTGATCGCGAATCTCGCTGAGAATGCGATTCGCTATACCGGCAGCGGCGGTCATGTCACGGTGGGCGTGGATGCCGACGCGGAGACCGTCACCGTGAGCGTGTTGGACGATGGTCCAGGCATTCCTGCCGAGTCGCGCAGCCGCGTGTTCGAGCCTTTCTTCCGGGCGTCGGCGGATACGGAAGGCACCGGGCTCGGCCTCGCGATCGTGCGTGAAATCGCGGATACCCATCACGGCGAGATCACGCTGAAGCCTGGCGAAGGTGGCAAAGGCGTGCATATCAGCGTGTCGTTTCCACGGGCAGTGGCAGCGCAACTGCCCACGGTTTAA
- a CDS encoding response regulator, producing MKLLLIEDNPTLAHWLAKMLEQESFALDAVQDGDAADQLLRTNHYDVILLDLNLPKLSGKNVLRRLRQRGDATPVLILTASGSIDEKVELLGAGADDYLVKPFEVRELIARIKVAIRRQSPSKASEVVCGDLAFDIDTRQFTLKGAPLNVTPRERSVLETLILRLGKTVTKPALVDAIFTLADEPSEDAVEIYISRLRKKLDGSSAAIVTLRGLGYLLRKKEDDQ from the coding sequence ATGAAGCTGCTGCTGATCGAAGACAACCCCACATTGGCGCACTGGCTCGCGAAGATGCTGGAACAGGAGTCGTTCGCGCTCGACGCCGTGCAGGATGGCGACGCGGCCGACCAGTTGCTGCGCACCAACCACTACGACGTGATCCTGCTCGACCTGAATCTGCCCAAGCTGTCGGGCAAGAACGTGCTGCGCCGTCTGCGCCAGCGCGGCGACGCTACGCCGGTGCTGATCCTGACTGCGAGCGGCTCGATCGACGAAAAGGTCGAACTCCTCGGCGCCGGCGCGGACGATTATCTGGTCAAGCCGTTCGAAGTGCGGGAGCTGATTGCGCGGATCAAGGTGGCGATCCGCCGCCAGTCGCCCTCGAAGGCGAGCGAAGTGGTCTGTGGCGATCTGGCGTTCGACATCGACACGCGCCAGTTCACGCTAAAGGGTGCACCGCTGAACGTCACGCCGCGCGAGCGCTCGGTGCTCGAAACGCTGATCCTGCGGCTGGGCAAAACCGTCACGAAGCCGGCGCTGGTCGACGCGATCTTCACGCTCGCGGACGAGCCGAGCGAAGATGCCGTCGAAATCTACATCTCGCGTCTGCGCAAGAAACTCGACGGCAGCTCGGCGGCGATCGTCACGCTGCGCGGACTCGGTTACCTGCTGCGCAAGAAAGAAGATGACCAATAG
- a CDS encoding ABC transporter substrate-binding protein — protein MRTLRQIAAVSGLAFTLAAASAAAHAEKLTIMVGGATKIIYLPAKLTEQLGYFKDEGLDVEILSQPAGVDAENELLAGAVQGVVGFYDHTIDLQSKGKEVQALVIFGQVPGEVEMVSTKASETFKSMADSKGKTLGVTGLGSSTSFLTQYLAQRAGVPSTQYTLLPVGADNSFIAAIKQNRIDAGMTTEPTVSQLLKTGDAKVLVDMRTLEGTRAALGGTYPASSFYVQRAWAESHKDEAAKLSHAFAKTLNFIATHSAEEIAAKMPKDYYGNNKDLYVGALKASLPMFTKDGKMPADGPDTVLKVLSAFNPSVKGKHIDLAKTYSNDYVSAAVKTAAK, from the coding sequence ATGCGTACCTTGCGCCAGATTGCCGCCGTGTCAGGTCTTGCCTTCACCCTTGCCGCTGCTTCGGCTGCTGCTCACGCTGAAAAGCTCACGATCATGGTCGGCGGCGCCACCAAGATCATCTATCTGCCCGCCAAGCTCACGGAGCAACTCGGCTACTTCAAGGACGAAGGCCTCGACGTCGAAATCCTCTCGCAACCGGCCGGCGTCGACGCGGAGAACGAACTGCTCGCAGGCGCGGTGCAAGGCGTGGTCGGCTTCTACGATCACACCATCGACCTGCAGAGCAAGGGCAAGGAAGTTCAGGCGCTCGTGATCTTCGGCCAGGTGCCGGGTGAAGTGGAGATGGTCTCCACCAAGGCGTCCGAGACCTTCAAGAGCATGGCCGACTCGAAGGGCAAGACGCTCGGCGTGACCGGGCTCGGCTCGTCGACCAGCTTTCTCACGCAATACCTCGCGCAACGCGCAGGTGTGCCGTCCACGCAGTACACGCTGCTGCCCGTGGGCGCGGACAACAGCTTTATCGCGGCCATCAAGCAGAACCGCATCGATGCGGGCATGACGACGGAGCCGACCGTCTCGCAGTTGCTGAAGACCGGCGACGCCAAGGTGCTGGTCGACATGCGCACGCTGGAAGGCACGCGCGCCGCGCTCGGCGGCACCTATCCGGCATCGAGCTTCTACGTGCAGCGCGCGTGGGCGGAGTCGCACAAGGACGAAGCGGCAAAGCTCTCGCATGCTTTTGCGAAGACGCTGAACTTCATCGCGACGCATAGCGCGGAAGAGATTGCCGCGAAGATGCCGAAAGACTACTACGGCAACAATAAAGACCTGTACGTCGGCGCGTTGAAAGCGTCGCTGCCGATGTTCACGAAGGACGGCAAGATGCCGGCCGACGGTCCGGACACGGTGCTCAAGGTGCTCTCGGCGTTCAATCCTTCGGTGAAGGGTAAGCATATCGATCTCGCCAAGACCTACAGCAACGACTACGTATCGGCAGCGGTCAAGACCGCGGCGAAGTAA